The Apium graveolens cultivar Ventura chromosome 11, ASM990537v1, whole genome shotgun sequence genome has a window encoding:
- the LOC141698333 gene encoding uncharacterized protein LOC141698333, whose product MAYYSPRRQPSQRQSAPNKNGQSSVTCGYQAPIGGYWRNVTILWNKNLMSNSLTISVDDAESNRHQTCKIDIKPWHFWAKRGYKGFEVDGIYIEAYWDLRSAKFTGSPEPCTDYYVALVSEEEVILLLGDYSKKAYKRIKARPALIDAILVYKKEHVYGKKSFVTRAKLDNKNREHDIIVESSTSGPRDPEMWISIDGIILINIKNLQWKFRGNETILINQQPVQVYWDVYAWLFSDPGSNYGLFIFKPGGLDPECDRDDKSSAHSGFHDDGSDCSGDSKYYSTLGYSRAPQYCLLLYAWKIE is encoded by the coding sequence ATGGCCTATTATAGTCCAAGAAGGCAACCTTCACAAAGACAATCTGCACCAAACAAAAATGGTCAGAGTAGCGTTACATGTGGGTATCAAGCACCGATCGGGGGCTATTGGAGAAACGTTACCATTCTATGGAACAAGAACCTGATGAGCAATTCGCTGACTATTtctgtggatgatgctgaaagTAATCGTCACCAAACGTGCAAAATTGACATAAAGCCTTGGCATTTTTGGGCCAAAAGAGGCTACAAAGGCTTTGAAGTCGATGGAATTTATATAGAGGCATATTGGGATCTTCGGTCTGCCAAATTTACAGGAAGTCCTGAGCCATGTACAGATTATTATGTCGCTCTTGtatctgaagaagaggtgattTTACTGCTGGGGGACTACAGTAAAAAAGCTTACAAGAGAATTAAAGCCAGACCTGCCTTGATTGATGCAATTCTGGTTTACAAGAAGGAACATGTATATGGGAAGAAAAGCTTTGTTACTCGCGCAAAATTGGACAATAAGAACAGGGAGCATGATATTATTGTAGAGAGTTCAACTTCTGGACCTAGAGACCCTGAAATGTGGATTAGCATAGATGGGATTATTCTTATCAACATTAAGAATTTGCAATGGAAATTCAGGGGGAACGAGACGATATTGATTAATCAGCAGCCAGTACAAGTCTACTGGGATGTATACGCCTGGTTATTTTCCGACCCTGGATCTAATTATGGATTGTTCATTTTCAAGCCTGGGGGCCTGGATCCGGAATGTGACAGGGATGATAAAAGTAGTGCTCACAGTGGTTTCCACGATGATGGCAGTGACTGCAGTGGCGACAGCAAGTATTACTCCACCCTCGGCTACTCCAGAGCCCCACAATATTGCCTTCTTCTTTATGCGTGGAAAATTGAGTGA
- the LOC141697582 gene encoding uncharacterized protein LOC141697582 isoform X1, which produces MARLDAFMCSINNVKVNNAVDQRARNVVPGVEKSLEVGEVLVVDVSSIIALSGTVDVQIKFNSPMRRVVFGVISRWHEHWTSNKVYDRDMIVLQGQEKVFLSKSMEGFTDVNKEYTNILLLHPHKLIFWSWHSKI; this is translated from the exons ATGGCAAGG CTAGATGCATTTATGTGCTCCATCAATAATGTGAAAGTCAACAATGCAGTTGATCAAAGGGCACGTAATGTTGTACCTGGTGTAGAG AAAAGTCTTGAGGTAGGTGAAGTCCTCGTTGTTGATGTGTCCAGCATCATCGCGTTGTCAGGAACAGTGGATGTACAGATCAAATTTAATAGTCCCATGAGAAGGGTAGTGTTTGGG GTAATTTCTAGATGGCATGAACACTGGACATCAAACAAGGTATATGATAGGGACATGATTGTGCTTCAGGGTCAAGAGAAGGTGTTCCTTTCAAAGTCAATGGAGGGTTTTACTGATGTCAACAAGGAGTACACAAATATTTTACTTTTACACCCACACAAGCTGATCTTTTGGTCCTGGCATTCAAAAATTTAG
- the LOC141696723 gene encoding vascular-related unknown protein 4-like, protein MDTFFASKETICDDQDSEESGWTSYFDDFFSNQKQEQYSGDSNDNNILVSDAASFVVDHVKFHQTGQQIPSTSIMPKFSKKLDLKRPSTNEKFLHDGSLDDTASSPVNSPRIVQEEEAIPDLPLDQGSDERTCEIVMEGEKNDCTNMRKRGLSLFSMPKILNVFC, encoded by the exons ATGGATACATTTTTTGCTTCCAAAGAAACTATATGCGACGATCAAGATTCTGAAGAGAGTGGATGGACTTCTTATTTTGATGATTTTTTCTCTAACCAAAAACAGGAGCAGTATTCGGGTGATTCGAATGATAATAACATTTTGGTTTCGGATGCAGCTTCTTTTGTGGTTGATCATGTAAAATTTCATCAAACAGGTCAGCAAATCCCATCTACGTCTATCATGCCAAAGTTCTCTAAGAAACTTGACCTGAAGAGACCATCAACAAACGAAAAGTTCTTGCACGATGGTTCTCTGGATGACACGGCTAGTTCTCCTGTCAATAGCCCCAGGATCGTGCAG GAAGAGGAAGCTATCCCTGATCTTCCTCTAGACCAGGGATCGGATGAAAGAACCTGTGAAATTGTTATGGAAGGAGAGAAAAATGATTGTACAAACATGAGGAAGCGTGGACTGTCCTTGTTCTCCATGCCGAAGATACTTAACGTTTTTTGTTAG
- the LOC141697582 gene encoding uncharacterized protein LOC141697582 isoform X2, with translation MCSINNVKVNNAVDQRARNVVPGVEKSLEVGEVLVVDVSSIIALSGTVDVQIKFNSPMRRVVFGVISRWHEHWTSNKVYDRDMIVLQGQEKVFLSKSMEGFTDVNKEYTNILLLHPHKLIFWSWHSKI, from the exons ATGTGCTCCATCAATAATGTGAAAGTCAACAATGCAGTTGATCAAAGGGCACGTAATGTTGTACCTGGTGTAGAG AAAAGTCTTGAGGTAGGTGAAGTCCTCGTTGTTGATGTGTCCAGCATCATCGCGTTGTCAGGAACAGTGGATGTACAGATCAAATTTAATAGTCCCATGAGAAGGGTAGTGTTTGGG GTAATTTCTAGATGGCATGAACACTGGACATCAAACAAGGTATATGATAGGGACATGATTGTGCTTCAGGGTCAAGAGAAGGTGTTCCTTTCAAAGTCAATGGAGGGTTTTACTGATGTCAACAAGGAGTACACAAATATTTTACTTTTACACCCACACAAGCTGATCTTTTGGTCCTGGCATTCAAAAATTTAG